Below is a window of Lepisosteus oculatus isolate fLepOcu1 chromosome 8, fLepOcu1.hap2, whole genome shotgun sequence DNA.
ACACCGGTGCCTCCTCCCCCTCAGATGGGCCACTGACTTTTATTGGTGCTTGCCGTGGCTCCTCCCACTCCcgcatttttacagtatataaaaccaCACTCCGCGGCATTTACTGAAGGTCTGTCTTACACCTTTTTCTCTATTCTACATGCTGTGTATCTGAAGCATCAGGTGCAGTTTTTCACTGGTTTTATTTTGAACCATGACCACAGTCTTTTTGCATATGAGGAAATACATTCTGACAAATGCAGATCTCTGAAGAGTGCTTAGATGCTCTATAGCGGATGGAGCTATGAGATGTAGGAAAACCTTTCTTTATCGAGTACTTTCATCTCTTCATCAAAGGATCCCACAGTACATTGCTTACAGGTGGGGCCTCACTTAATTCATCCTTACCAGGATGGCATGTGCCAGCCATTTTaaatacgtactgtatatgtgtgcatGTACCTGGATACAATATTGTTGCTAATACCATTAAACTCTGCAGGTCAAGGGCAGTGTGCATTTAGAGAGGGATATTTGCACAAGTATTTAGTTGCTTAATAATTCAATTATAAATTATGTTGAATTTTTCTGGACATCCTTGGGTGATGGGAAAGATGTCACTGGTTAAGAGTTACATGTACTGAAATTATGTAAAACTGAGAGTGTGCCACAGGTGAAGTGTCCCTGTTATGATTTGATTGCATTTAGATGGGTAAATCGTATATCTTTTGTGCACTATGGACTTTTTGCACAAAACCTTTTACTGATAAAGATTATCTATGAACTACAGTGCAATTTGTTTTTAGGCACAGAACAGTAGAACTCTTGAAATGGGACTGAGTTTGCTAATCTTTCTTCAGGGGCCTTTGATTAGAACAGCCAGAGCAAAACAAGCGTCATCACCAccaattacatttaaatgttataGACTTACCATTTTAGCAGAAACAGGGAAAATGTACAGGAAATGCAGTAAAACTAGAAAGTAGTAATTCAGTGCAAGATGACAATGGTAATTTAATCATCATAAAACcatgcaaatatactgtatactgtatgtggactgATGGATATGGTCAGTTTCAGTCAGTGGCCTTTTTCTTTGTGACCTTAACCAGAAATGGTCTTAAGTGCCAATTTACTATAAATgatgcttattactttctgattGCTACTTCTACCTGTGCCTTAAATCATTATTGTGTTGCAATAATAAACATCTGTTTCTGGATAGCCTATGCAAGCAGAAGAGAAACACacattcacatttatttttgcttgCTTCACTAACATTTCTTCTAGGTCTTTTGGGTTATCAAGTACTGAACTCCTGAATGttacaaaaacatgtttgtgtccTTGCTTAACAGCTGTAGGACATTCAGTATGTAGAATCTTATCTAAAAAATCCATATCAGAagatttaaatcttttttttttaaaggaggtGTCTGATTTATGGAAACATCAGGTATTTGGACAATAAGTATAAAAGGAATCTATAATGTTATTTGCAGTTTTCTtcggggaaaaaaatcactcaGCAGATATTGCATATTCTCTTTAATGGGAGAATTCTCTTTAGATGGTTCTGTATAGTTTTAGATCTCTAGACACTATAAATAAGAGAGAAAGGAGCCAATGGCACAAGGAGTTCTTGAACAGAGGTGAACAGTGATAAAATCCTGTTTCCTGAaactcttccccactgatagctgatgtgtggggagcattctggggcactatggctgctgtcgcatcatccgggtggatgctgcacattggtggtggtggtggggagtccccattacctgtaaagctctttgagtggaatgtccagaaaagcgctatataagtgtaagcaattattattattataagtccACGTAACAAAGTCTTTATTTCCTTAAAGAAGCACCCCCACCATTGTGCATATCAGCAATCATAGAACCTGCCCAGCAACAGCTTTTTGGTGTCACAAATATCAATTTCCAGCCCTTGGTGCACAGCCCCCACAGCATTATAACATTTGAAAGCAATTAGTGTTGACCAACCTTTCATTCACTGTGCTGGATTCAGACGATTCTCTGGTAGTAAGGATATTTTCTTAACTATTTGGTGGAAGTTTAACATCAGCAGCTATAAGCACAGACAACACATTTTTCTTCCTCCGCTGTAACCTtgcagcattttaaaagttctaaacctcttaaaaaagaaaacaacccatttaaaacacagcattttATTCACATTTGTCCCAGTGCAATTCAAtagttaaaacatttacataaagCCATTTTGCTCTCCCTCGGCACTTGGTGAGGGTAATTTgaagacatttcttgaaaatatgTCACTGAATGCAGAGCAGAGAGAAGTAAACATGCTGGAAAAGGTCAAGAATTGGAACACCATGAATGAAGGATTGATTCCTTACACTGCTCTGCTGGTGTCTTTAAATGAACTCGGATGACCCTGAGCTGACTGGATGATTGATGGAAAGATTCGAAGACCTTGGTGATGAAGGACAGAATTTTTAGTATCAGTATCAATGAGCCTGGTTAGTATTCTTACTACCTAACTCAAACCGTCTGTTTCAGCTGTCTTATGAAAGAAGTACGTTTTTGAAAAATCCATGTCTTAAGAACATTTGTAATATCGATAATCAGTATGTAACTATAAAATGTTGTGTTAAATACATTACGTTCTACATTCATCGTGACAAAATCTTATGTTCTGCGATGCTGATATCCAACATATGTcacttaaaataaagttttgtatgttttacaaaataatgcaaagacaaaataattagaaaggAATTTCTATTGTCTATAAATGCTAATATAGATCTTGATTTCTTTATATGAAAATGTTATATCCTATAAAGAATgacatatataaataataagtaaACGAgtaataaatgataaaacaaaaatgcaatatcAGAAATTATATGTAATTGgaataaatgattttaaagtGATATTCAAAATTACTTAGATGTCTTGTATTATATGTAATATAACTTCAACCAAGTTAAGAAAGCTTGATCATTAGAACCAGCCCAGAGGTGTGAGCTAATTTCAAGGCCATTTGACTTTATCTGTATTGCGTCCTTCCTGACAGTGCAAGTTTTAAGAGAAGCACAGGCAACATGGCAAGGTGTGTTAAACTCCACTCTTTCCTTTCTGCATTCGTCTCTGGAAAACCTGGCTTTATGGGATTGAAAGTGGCAAGATATTTAACTAACACTCCACAGCTCTCAACTTTACAAAACAGGGCTGTTAGCACAAACCCAGTGTCTTACAACAGTTCAGCAGAGGAATGGTGAGTGTTCAACAAAATATTAAACTATGATATATATGTCTATAGCTATAGCTCATATACCTGTCTTTGCAACAGAGGGTTTGTAACCTTTGTGGCAGATAACCTGAATCATCTCAATTTTATATTGAGCTTTATGTGGTAACTAGTtggttcaattaaataattaaatctttcTGATGCTgataaaaataaactcagaaGACCATATGGTGCTCCAAAATGAAGCTAacggtcttttttttttctgctttgaacTCTACTGCAATCACgttatctttaaaaaacaggCATTTTAAGTAGAGGCAGTTGAGGTTGCCTTTCTAGTTGCATAGTAGAATTTAGAATTGTACCCCTTAAAAATCAATGGTTTTCGCAATATAACAACAAATCTGAATGCGACCTTCACATTTGATCTTTGAGTTAAGATAACAGCTAGTTGTTCAAGGTTTTGAGACCACTTAACAAATAATTCATAATGTGAAAGTGTAAGCGTAAAGGTTAATTCTGAATTCAAGTACTACTTGTAGCAAATTGAATGCTGACAATATTTATCAGGTGCGCATTTATGATTAACTGTAATGCCAAGCAATTCTAAAGAGCTagaatttaaatacaatatggTTGTATGCATTTGCATACAGCAAGAGCTTTAACATGTAATTTTATATGGTATCTTTAGCCCCTACAGACAAATGAAATTAAAGAGAGAATTTATACCACATATTGTCAGATAATTAGATACAATACTACTATTAAACAGAATTATGCAATTTCTAATGATCATGTATTGGATTAGTGGAGGACTGTAATGTTctaacactgataacaagaacgcattttttaaatggtaaaaaAGATTGTGGTTTtctaacagcactttttttttaccagcaaGTCAAGTGATAAGGTTGTAGTACACTTTGTGAACCAAAAAGGAGATAGAACTACTATTACAGCCACAGAAGGTGAAACCTTATTGGATGTTGTGATTAACATGAATTTGGACATCAGTGGGTTTGGTAAGTTTAGTGTTTCAAATTCTAAAATGCATACTGAACATACTTTTGCAGACTGATGGATTCTTACACATTTTCCAATTTTAAACAAACTTCGAGCATCtagaatatttaagaaaaagtacagatgtGATGGATAGATAAATAagcaaatattttatgtttagaacattttttggatgaacttttgttttgctttagaaAGTGATGGGCATACCTTCTGgctgtttcattttaatatgaattTGTCTTACTTGCAGGTGCCTGTGAGGGTACATTAGCTTGTTCAACATGTCACCTGATATTTGAAGAGGACATTTATGCAAAAATGGAACCTTTGGTAGATGAAGAGATAGATATGCTGGATTTGGCTTATGGGCTGACCAAGACGTAAGTTAAATATGCAAACCAATGGACTCTGAAAGATCTGAACTGGATTGCAATAGGACAGCTAGCAAACCAAAATTCGATTAGCCTGTTGAAACGTCTTATGTCAACAAAGAGATAATCATTCTCAAGACCATAAATTTGATAAATCTGCATGTAAATTGTATAATATATGAAGTGTACTACTGAAGTTAAATTCAGGATAGTTCCTTAACACTGTATGGTCTTCAAGAATGCCCTCAAGGCAGGTCACTTTGCAAGAGTAGGGTGTCCTGAGTTTTTCCAAGAAGAGACAAGTACTTAATATATAATAGAAATTGCTGCTGTGTTGTCAGATCTCGCCTGGGCTGTCAAGTGTGTGttcagaaatggatggatggcatGACTGTCCGTGTGCCACAGGACGTGATGGACATGAGAGAGACCATGGAGTCCAGACAGAATCAATGAACCATCTGCAACCTCTGCTGAAGCAGGCTCTGAAAGACCTTGTTTGATCTTTTTTATCACTTGGAACATCTTTTAACAATATTCACTGTTTAAAACTGAAACACTGCATTAGAGCCTTGGCTAGACATCCTGGTTTCTTTATTGCTCAATTTGTAGTTGGTTTAACTCTTTAGCTGCTTAAAACCACTGTAGTGTTGAAGGCATCTACATTTATACTTCCAGAATGTGCACCACTAAAAGCTACTTTATTCATCCAGCACTCACTAAggtgatattttgaaaagtaaagCATGACTATGCTAGTTCTTTCTTGATATGCAGGACTCTTCAGAAGTTTATTCTGAAGCATTTAAACTTGTTTGGCATGTAAGTCTGATTGATGAATACTTCAGAGTTACTATACTACTTTGAAATGCAAGTACAAAAGCTGTTTAAACAAtgctataaatatttataagttGTTTTCTAGTAAATAAAACccaatttaattcattttgaagcatttattttaaattgtgtcttgaaaataaatttatttctTAACTAGCTTCCCATGCaaaccaaatcaaatcaaagtttatttatcaaatgcacaacaatacggcgtgcagcagtagttgctggcaatgaaacgtctttttctgcgagctcacaaaaattacaagaattacaaaaatcacaaaaattcacaaaaacacaaaaatcacaaaatcgaggttacattttttaaattgaataaaactcaatgcgagtagagctgttatgtgtccgtggtgtatgcaatatatacatgtagtgcagttatgctgaatatagtgagaattgtgtgtccatgtagccgttacaggtgatttgctaaggagctacaggttggctatttagcagtcttattgcctggaggtagaagctgttccgtagtctgttggacttggaccgaatgccttggtaccgtttaccggagggtaggagggaaaacagtttgtgactgggatgactggggtccttgagaatggacctggccttccttagacatctagctgagtagatctcctggatgcttggcagctcacagctggtgatgagctgcgctgacttcaccaccctctgcagtactttgcgatcccaTCCGGAGCAGCTCCCaaaccaggcagtgatgcaaccatcACTGCCTGGATGCACACAGTATTTGAACATTTACAGCTTACATAGTAGGTGAGGTAAAGGTTAGGTGATtcctttttgaaaaacattagTAGTCAATAATTAGAAGTCAAAATATAGAACAAAGTAATAACTCAAGTGCAAAGAGGTATTTTACTCATGTTCTCTGTGTATGACTAGGCTGTCTGAATTGGATTGCTTTACTTTTTAGAAGTATAATTTCATGCTACACATTGcaaataaacatgaaataaCTATACATTACTTCAGAGTTCTCATATGTGGAGAAAAAGAAAGCTAATCATGTATAATCATGTGAAAAATGCACCAtgtgaaaagagtagggatgttagaGTAGGGGTGACATAGATTTTATCCGCATAATGCTGGAATGGGTTTGGATTGGATACAGGGAATGATGAGcaggtaaaataataataatttgaagtCACTTATTACAAAGTTCCGACGCACATCATTTATCAGATCTGACCACCTGCCTGTGTGAGTTTTGTAGAGACTGTTGTACTCTCTGTGTACACGAGGGGGCGGTATGTGGCCATGGATGTTGGACAGTTCATTTTAATGCCTAGTACTGTATAATCACCATTTAGCATGTATTTGCAATTTGAAAGTGTCTAGAAAATGTATTCAAGTGATATAAtgtgaaagaaacattttaatctaATTTGATCTAATCTAAATCCATAATGCATGGtacaaaaatctttattttgcaCCAAAACCTCTGTGATTACTATTACGTACTGTAAAAAGAACAGTGCAATAGGGTCCATACAGGGCTGATGTGCAGTGAATTAATGTCTTCTTTTCAAATTCTTCCCTAGTTCTGCTAGAATGGGGTTACCTAAGAATAAACATGGTGATTTGGCTTTGACTGACCAGTTTTTGTGCTTATCTGTTCTGTCACGTCTTACAAAATGTGGAGGAATGATAGGCTGTCTTTGGTGTGTGAAGAATCATCCTTGCAGGTGGCAGAACCTATTTTCTTCTTGGGTCTGCCTCGCCTTCCTCTGTGCATTCAGTTTGATATTCTATACCTTCTAAATCTTGATGGCTTAATTTCTGATCTTGTTCTATAATTCTCTTAAGTTTCAAAAATAGTTACGTAGCAAAATGTTTCAGTCCTCAAATGCATAACCTGATGTATTTCCTTTTGACGATATTCCATTGCTGTGGAACACACAAAGGAATTTATGATGAGTTTTCAAAAGTCATCATTTGTAAAGCATGCACAATTAATTTAGCATGAAGTGAATTTTTCAATTGAAAACTAATGAACAATTTAAATCTTATGGCTCATTTGTGAACATCATATTAAAACCACAACTTAGTTAAGAATGTGTAATCACAATTTATAAGATGTCttataaatatgtgtttttcatgtttgtgtATGATGTTTTTTCCACattctgtaaatacagtacaattattTTATCTATAATACTTTGTAATTGGAAAATATTTATTCGAAATagaaataatttgtattttgaattataagGTGATATAAAGGAAGGTAGAGTACATTGTACGTAGTAGTATAttacctaaaataaaaaataaaaagtattttagtcatttagatgtttatttaaaaactgtgGGAAAACAACATATACAATATAGCAGACCTGTGCAACAAGGTgtcctggagaaaaaaaaaaagattttaaaacatgatCAAAAACAGTTCAATATATTTCCTTGATCTGCTCTTTCTTTCCTCgaatattttctcttttatatTAATAAGGCAATTGTAGTAAAggagtatttttttcaaatggttTTTGCAAACACTATTATTTATAAGCACAATGACAAACCATTTTTCCTCCTACCTGGACAAAATATATGCCCCATGGGTAATTTgttgaattattttgttttttcttcttcgttatttaaaaataaaagtagagACAGAAAGAACTTCAAGGTacactgttcttttaaaaaaaaatcacagtctTAACTCAAAGATTTTAATAAAGATAGAGCATGTTTCTAAAGTAAAAGTGCTCAGCACCCTCAGCAAACTCTATTACAGTGGGATAGAAATTTACATtagcaatactgtacataagtggTTCCAAGCCTTTCCTCGGGAGTGCATCATCATTGTGGTAACTCACATTTGCCATAAACCACAAAATAGTGAGTAACAGTACCTATTAATTCTGCATTGATGTAACAACAAAAGCATTCAAAAATTCTCCTCAATCTTTTGTGGCTGAATGAAATTCCCCATTTCCcctttgaaaagaaaagcataATTATGCAATTATGAAACATGAAATGTACAGCAATTTGTTTCTAGAATATGGGAGCAGGTAGGCTTTCTTAATTGATTTCCAGAGCCTCTGCTTCTCACAAAATCAAAGACCACACTTCTTCAATGGTCATGTCCATTCCCGGCCTTCTTCCTTCATTGCCCTTTGACAGGTCTCCTCCTAACCTGAGGGCCACAGCCCTCGCAGGTTTTGTAGGTCTCCTTAAATCATCAATAGCATAACCCAGGAAGATTGGTAAATGTGCTCAATTAAGAATTAGTTAGACTCATTTAACTCTTGCACTGCTGTGAAGCTGTTCATCATTTAAGGAGACCTATGACACCTACAAGAACTATTGCCTTCAAGGACCAGACCAGTATGGTATTTTTCTAGTCatcgtatttgaaatgtactCTCAGactttcagaaaagaaaaatgtcctCCTCACCTTCTGATAACTGCCATGCATCCTCCACtaacaaagaaaaccacataCTTTTGCCAACATTTCACTTGCTCGTTCACTTTACCTATACACAATGtctatccattcatccattttctaactgctgtaTCCGATACAGGGTCGCTGTGGAGCCGGAGAATATCGTGccaagcaatggacacaaggcaggatacactctgaacaggatgccagtccatcacggggcacacacagagacaaatacagaaacatacactcaaaccagggccaaatttcccagaagacaattaacctacctgtatggtaatttggactgtgggaggaaacaggtaCACCCAGATGAAACCCACACAATCACAGGGGAGAATTTCACACTTCACACAAAGATCAGCcaaggtccagaactgaacccagggccccagcacggCAAGAAAGTAATaccaaccactgcaccaccatgctgccgtATACACCATCTCACTCTTCATAAATACTTACAAAGGTCAAAGAAGGCAACAACCAGCTTATTTTCGGTTGCCTTAAAGATCTCATCTCATTATATAAAGATTTAGGCGCCATTGATGTGTAATTTAACAAATTTATCTGAAAGCTGTAAATATATTGTGTTGACATGGGTAACTGGAGATGCTGTAGCTCTTTttgcaataaaaatgtatatgccCACTGATATCACATTGAAGAGAAAGAGACAAATTGTACTTGTGACTATATTTACCAGAGTTGTTATGATTGTGATGTAGTGTTAATACAACTGAAGATTCAAGTATTTGATAACATTTAGGAAATGTCTTTCATTTAAccttagaaaattaaaaaatgcccTCTTCAAATGTTATCATAAATGAATGGGGAAGTCTGGAGAGCTCATGTTTAAGACAACAAAATGCTCTATGTGTCAGTGCTCTCCTAGAATTAAGTGATGCAGATGGACACAAATAAAGGATAGAACAATTAAAGGATTGATCAAGGAGTCAGAGGAAATATTTCAGAACCATTTACATGACTTGTTTTGGTATGCAGActgtttttataaaacataGGTTTGTCAGAGGAGTGTTAAGTGTTTATAGAATTCACTGTTTAAGCACATCATTTGGCATGGAACATCCACTGCCACATCTAATATACGTCTTACAATATTTTCTCTGTTACAGTAATGCAAACAATAAACCATTGTGCAAAAGCGGTGGTGTAATTCACATATTCATTTCATAGATGCTTACAAAAGAACACTTGATGCATGATTAAACAAAAGATTCTTCTCCATGCATTAGTTTTCTAACTGTCTCTTGCTGTGAGGCTGTGTAATTCTTACTGTGCCATTCCAATTTGCTTCTTACTATTTCTTTTTCCACAGCTTTTACATCTGGGTGGCTGTTCTTAGGGTCACTGTGATGAAAATATTCCTTAACAGTGTTTCTGACAGCAGCTGGAAGCCTTATCCGAATTGTATGCCGTATTGTGCTGGCAGCTTTGCCATGAGTCTTTGACACTGGATGAATTTCAGGACTGTGTTCTGTGGAAATGTTGACCACTGGACCATCTGTGACAGCAGTTTTGGCCTGCCCATCATTCTCTTCAGAATTTAAAGATTGCCTCGTTGATACAGATCGCAAAACCAAAGGTGTATTTTGACCGTAAAATACACTCTGTGGGATATGGACCTGTAATGTTTGGTTTGTTTTGTCTGCATTATCTTCAGCTGCACCACTtgcactggacacactcactgAAATACTGGGCTGTTCTTTCTCATGGTGGTCTGAATGCCTTTTCACTGTCAGTTTGCTCGGGGCCATGTAGAATGTAATTTTTGTACGCTTTAACTTATCCTTATTAGGCATTGAGCCTTCAGGCCTAACCAGTTTTATGTGTTTCACTGACAGTTCTTTATGCTGGATGTTTGTCCCAGTTTTAGATGTCTCAGACGCCCGATCTGTTTCATTCCTGCCCTCTGATAGACTTGATTCCATCTCTTGTCCATCAATTTCTGAATTGTTGTCTTGGTCAGTCTCAGAACTGTTAATGTTCAAGGCACTCAGACTACCCGAGCTGCTTTGTTCTTCCTCAGGGGTCTGAACATTGGCTGCCTCCTCAGCCTCACTGCTGCAGTTATTGTTCTCTTCATCCTTTTCATCATATTCATCATACCACTTCAAATCGCAAGGTTCTCGGGCCATAGAGGATGGCAAAGCCATGCTCCAATCTTTGGGGAACTTACTGGGAGTATCGGGAGAAAGTGGCTGAAGTTTTGCTGAGGTCCCGAACAGGAAAGGCAATGAAGACACATCGCTGGGGCTGAACACTGAGTCGGAACAGTATGAGAAGGCACTGTCTAGAGAGCTCAAGGACGACGCAGAGGGTGATGTGGCTGTAGAAGACAAGCTGGAAAAACTAGACCTGTTGGACAGATTCATCCGAGGTGGCCCAAAGTGCCTCATCCTTGAAGCAATCTGAGGTGACCTCCAAAGGGAGTATTTGGACTTGCTGTTCAGCTTAGGGCTGCAGTCTC
It encodes the following:
- the fdx1b gene encoding ferredoxin 1b → MARCVKLHSFLSAFVSGKPGFMGLKVARYLTNTPQLSTLQNRAVSTNPVSYNSSAEECKSSDKVVVHFVNQKGDRTTITATEGETLLDVVINMNLDISGFGACEGTLACSTCHLIFEEDIYAKMEPLVDEEIDMLDLAYGLTKTSRLGCQVCVQKWMDGMTVRVPQDVMDMRETMESRQNQ